The Salvelinus alpinus chromosome 10, SLU_Salpinus.1, whole genome shotgun sequence genome includes the window AACCTGCTcgttttactctctgttccgaacacactacacaaccagttcttatagcctttagccatacccttatcctactcctcctctgctcctcctggtgatgtagaggttaatccaggccctgcagtgcctagctccactcccatgccccaggcgctctcatttattgacttctgtaaccgtaaaagccttggtttcatgcatgttaacattagaagcctcctccctaagtgtgttttattcactgctttagcacaatctgccaacccggatgtgcAAGTCATGTctaaatcctggcttaggaaggccaccaaaaaccctgaaatttccatccctaactataacattttaggacaagatagaactgccaaagtgggcgaagttgcaatctactgcagatatAGCCTGCAGTTCTGTCtaactatccaggtctgtgcccaaaccatttgagcttctacttttaaaaatctacctttgcagaaacaagtctctcactgttgccgcttgctatagaccaccctctgccccagctgtgccctggacaccatatgtgaattgattgccccccatctatcttcagagctcgtgctgctaggtgacctaaactgggacatgcttaagaccccggccatcctacaatctaagcttgatgccctcaatctcacacaaattatcaatgaacctaccaggtacaaccccaaatccgtaaacacaggcaccctcatagatatcatcctaaccaacctgccctccaaatacacctctgctgtcttcaaccaggatctcagcgatcactgtctcattgcctgcatccgtaatgggtctgtggtcaatcgaccacccctcatcactgtcaaacgctccctaaaacacttcagcgagcaggcctttctaatcgacctggcccgggtatcctgtaaggatattgacctcattccgtcagtagaagatgcctggttattctttaaaagtgctttcctcaccatcttcaataagcacgccccattcaaaaaaatgtagaaccaggaacagatgtagcccgtggttcactccagacctgactgccattgaccagcacaaaaacatccggtggcgtactgcattagaatcgaatagcccccgcgatatgcaacttttcagggaaaataggaaccaatatacacaggcagttaggaaagcaaaggcaagctttttcaaacataaatttgcatcctgcagcacaaactccaaaaagttctgggacactgtaaagtccatggggaataagagcacctcctcccagctgcccactgcactgaggctaggaaacactgtcaccaccgataaatccatgataattgaaAATTTCAATAaccatttttctacggctgggcatgctttccacctggctacccctaacccggtcaacagcactgcaccccccacagcaacttgccaaaacctcccccatttctccttcacccaaatccagatagctgatgttctgaaagagctgcaaaatctggacccctacaaatcagctgggctagacaatctggaccctctctttctaaaattatcagccgaaattgttgcaacccctattactagcctgttcaacttctctttcgtatcgtctgagattcctaaagattggaaagctgccgtggtcatccccctcttcaaagggggagacactctagacccaaactgctacagacctatatctatatctatcctctttaaaagccaagttaacaaacagatcaccgaccatttcaaaacccatcgtaccttctcccctatgcaatctggtttccgagctggtcatgggtgcacctcagccacgctcacggtcctaaatgatatcataaccaccatcgataagagacaatactgtgcagctatattcatcgacctggtcaaggctttcgattctatcaatcaccacattcttatcggcagactcaacagccttggtttctcaaatgactgcctcgcctggttcaccaactatttctcagacagagttcagtgtgtcaaatcggagggcctgttgtctggacctctggcagtctctatgggggtgccacagggttcaattctcatgcagactcttttctctgtatacatcaatgatgtcgctcttgctgctggtgattctttgatccacctctacgcagacgataccattctgtatacttctggcccttctttggacactgtgttaacaacctccagacgagcttcaatgccatacaactctccttacGTGGCCtcgaactgctcttaaatgcaagtaaaactaaatgtatgctcttcaaccgatcgctaccagcacctgcccgcccgtccagcatcactactctggacggttctgagttAGAATATGTgtacatctacaaatacctaggtgtctggttagactgtaaactctccttccagactcacattaagcatctccaatccaaaattaaatcttgaattggcttcctatttcgcaacaaagcatccttcgctcatgctgccaaacataccctcgtgaaactgactatcctaccgatccttgacttcggcgatgtcatttataaaatagcctccaacactctaatcagcaaattggatgcagtctatcacagtgccatccgttttgtcaccaaagcccgatatactacccaccactgcgacctgtatgctctcgtcggctggccctcgcttcatattcgtcgccaaacccactggctccaggtcatctataagtctttgctaggtaaagccacgccttatctcagctcactggtcaccatagcagcacccacctgtagcacgcgctccagcaggtatatttcactggtcacccccaaagccaattcttcctttggccgcctttccttccagttctctgctgccaatgactggaacgaattgcaaaaatcactgaagctggagtctcatatctccctcactaactttaagcaccagctgtcagagcaactcacagatcactgcacctgtacatagcccatctgtaaatagcctatccaactacctcatccccatactgttattcatttttttgctcttttgcaccccagtatctctacttgcacattcagcttctgcacatctatcactcctgtctctatcactccagtgtttaattgctaaattgtaattatttcaccactatggcctatgtattgcctttacctcccttatcttaactcatttgcacactgtatatagacttttttcctattgtgttattggctgtgtgttttgtttagtccatgtgtaactctgtgttgttgtttgtgtcgcactgctttgctttatcttggccaggtcgcagttgcaaatgagaacttgttctcaactagtctacctgtttaaataatggtgaaataaaaaatactaaaataaaatCAGCTCTTCtaaactgtctctctgtgtgtgtctctctctctctctctctctcgctctctctctctcacctggttGTTTCTGTCGTGGTTTGGGCAGGTTGGTAACACAGGTGTGAGGACACATGAGGACATTACAGGGGTGCAGCCCCCCCTCCAGGTACAACTGTTTGGTCTCAGACAGGTGTAGACCCCCCAGGGGGGTCTTAGGGAGGCTGTTGGCTGGAACTAACCCCAGGCAGAACACACCCACACCATGGATACTGTCTATCGCCTGtcaattaaacacacacacacacacacacacacacacacacacacacacacacacacacacacacacacacacacacacacacacacacacacacacacacacacacacacacacacacacacacacacacacacacacacacacacacacacacacaggggaggagACGAGATCATGAAAAACCTCTAACAATTTCCCAGGTGCAAGGTAGAAAAAAGTTGTTTGAATTGACTCTAAATAACATACACTGTTTCGCTCATTCACACATTTTAACTGGTCTGGttgcattatggtcgtactgtggtcgtgttgaggtggtgttacctgcattatggtcgtgctgtggtcgtgttgaggtagtgttacctgcattatgatCGTGTTGTGGtcatgttgaggtagtgttacctgcattatggtcgtactgtggtcgtgttgaggtggtgttacctgcattatggtcatgttgaggtagtgttgaggtagtgttacctgcattatgatCGTGTTGTGGtcatgttgaggtagtgttacctgcattatgatCGTGTTGTGGtcatgttgaggtagtgttacctgcattatggttgtactgtggtcgtgttgaggtagtgttacctgcattatggtcgtactgtggtcgtgttgaggtagtgttacctgcattatggtcgtactgtagtcgtgttgaggtagtgttacctgcattatggtcatACTGTGGtcatgttgaggtagtgttacctgcattatgatcatgttgtggtcatgttgaggtagtgttacctgcattatggtcgtactgtggtcgtgttgaggtagtgttacctgcattatggtcgtactgtggtcatgttgaggtagtgttacctgcattatggtcgtgttgaggtagtgttacctgcattatggtcgtactgtggtcgtgttgaggtagtgttacctgcattatggtcatACTGTGGtcatgttgaggtagtgttacctgcattatggtcatACTGTGGTCATGTTGAggtggtgttacctgcattatggtcatgttgaggtagtgttacctgcattatggtcatACTGTGGtcatgttgaggtagtgttacctgcattatggtcgtactgtggtcgtgttgaggtagtgttacctgcattatggtcgtactgtggtcgtgttgaggtggtgttacctgcattatggtcgtgttgtggtagtgttacctgcattatggtcgtacggtagggtgatgttgtggtggtgttacctgcattatggacgtgttgaggtggtgttacctgcattatggtcgtactgtggtcgtgttgaggtggtgttacctgcattatggtcgtgttgtggtagtgttacctgcattatggtcgtgttgtggtagtgttacctgcattatggtcgtgttgaggtggtgttacctgcattatggtcgtgcgGTAGGGtgatgttgtggtagtgttacctgcattatggtcgtactgtagggtgatgttgtggtagtgttacctgcattatggtcgtacggTAGGGtgatgttgtggtagtgttacctgcattatggtcgtactgtagggtgatgttgtggtggtgttacctgcattatggtcgtacggtagggtcgtgttgaggtagtgttacctgcattatggtcgtacggTAGGGtgatgttgtggtagtgttacctgcattatggtcgtgttgaggtggtgttacctgcattatggtcgtgttgaggtagtgttacctgcattatggtcgtacggtagggtgatgttgtggtggtgttacctgcattatggtcgtactgtagggtgatgttgtggtagtgttacctgcattatggtcgtactgtggtcatgttgaggtagtgttacctgcattatggtcgtgctgaggtagtgttacctgcattatggtcgtactgtggtcgtgttgaggtagtgttacctgcattatggtcatACTGTGGtcatgttgaggtagtgttacctgcattatggtcatACTGTGGTCATGTTGAggtggtgttacctgcattatggtcatgttgaggtagtgttacctgcattatggtcatACTGTGGtcatgttgaggtagtgttacctgcattatggtcgtactgtggtcgtgttgaggtagtgttacctgcattatggtcgtactgtggtcgtgttgaggtggtgttacctgcattatggtcgtgttgtggtagtgttacctgcattatggtcgtgttgtggtagtgttacctgcattatggtcgtgttgaggtggtgttacctgcattatggtcgtgcgGTAGGGtgatgttgtggtagtgttacctgcattatggtcgtactgtagggtgatgttgtggtagtgttacctgcattatggtcgtacggTAGGGtgatgttgtggtagtgttacctgcattatggtcgtactgtagggtgatgttgtggtggtgttacctgcattatggtcgtacggTAGGGtcatgttgtggtagtgttacctgcattatggtcgtgttgaggtagtgttacctgcattatggtcgtacggTAGGGtgatgttgtggtagtgttacctgcattatggtcgtgttgaggtagtgttacctgcattatggtcgtacggtagggtgatgttgtggtggtgttacctgcattatggtcgtactgtagggtgatgttgtggtggtgttacctgcattatggtcgtacggTAGGGtgatgttgtggtagtgttacctgcattatggtcgtactgtagggtgatgttgaggtagtgttacctgcattatggtcgtacggTAGGGtcatgttgtggtagtgttacctgcattatggtcgtgttgaggtggtgttacctgcattatggtcgtgttgaggtagtgttacctgcattatggtcgtacggTAGGGtgatgttgtggtagtgttacctgcattatggtcgtgttgaggtggtgttacctgcattatggtcgtgttgaggtggtgttacctgcattatggtcgtactgtagggtgatgttgtggtggtgttacctgcattatggtcgtacggtagggtgatgttgtggtggtgttacctgcattatggtcgtacggTAGGGtcatgttgaggtagtgttacctgcattatggtcgtactgtggtcgtgttgtggtggtgttacctgcattatggtcatgttgaggtggtgttacctgcattatggtcgtgttgaggtggtgttacctgcattatggtcgtgcgGTAGGGTGATGTTGTggtggtgttacctgcattatggtcgtactgtagggtgatgttgtggtagtgttacctgcattatggtcgtacggTAGGGTGATGTTGAggtggtgttacctgcattaCGGTCGTACAGTAGGGTGATGTTGAggtggtgttacctgcattaCGGTCGTACGGTAGGGTGATGTTGTggtggtgttacctgcattatggtcgtacggTAGGGtgatgttgtggtagtgttacctgcattatggtcgtacggTAGGGtgatgttgtggtagtgttacctgcaGCACGCGGCTCATCCACTGGAAGCTGTCCTCCTCAGTAGAGTCTGGTCTCTGCTCTGCTACGACCACGATACGCTCATCACGCAGCACGGTCACACTGAACACTGCTATCCTGgaggcgggcaggcaggcagggagtcaggcagttagggaggcaggcaggcaggcaggcagggaggcaggcaggcaggcaggcaggcaggcaggcaggcaggcaggcaggcaggcaggcaggcaggcaggcaggcaggcaggcaggcagggaggcaggcaggcagggaggcaggcagggaggcagggaggcaggcaggcagggaggcagggaggcaggcaggcaggcaggcaggcaggcaggcaggcaggcaggcaggcaggcaggcaggcaggcagacaggcaggcaggcaggcagggaggcaggcaggcaggcaggcaggcaggcaggcaggcagagttagatggttagggTAGTATCAGTATGTTCTCTAACTGCCATCTTTTACATGGAGAGTACAGTGAGTACAAACGGAGAAtagtattccctatgtagtgcactacaacatGTGGCTCTATCATTTACAGTGTCTTTGGCCAAAACAATACTGCACGATTGCATACCTCCCTCTGTAGATGAATTTCATTGGCTCCACGGCCAGTGCGGTGGCTATGATGTCATCAGCGTTATGTCTGCGTCCGCTGACCACAATGAGGCCGTCCATCTTGCCGGAGATAAACACCAGACCACCTGGACCCACGAAGCCCAGCAGCCCCGTACGGACAAACGCATACTCACTGACCAGACCTCCACCGGATGCTACAGggaacacctacacacacacgcgcacacacacacacacacacacacacacacacacacacacacacacacacacacacacacacacacacacacacacacacacacacacacacacacacacacacacacacacacacacgcgcgcgcgcgcacacacacacgcgcacacacgcgcacacacacacgcacacacaaacacacacgcacaagcgcacacacacacgcacgcacacgcgcacacacacacacgcacatgcacacacaccagcacgcacaagaaacacgcacacacactcacaaacacacacacacacacacacattatacacccaCATTATACACACATATTATGTCATGAACAAACACCCACACCAATGGTGTACATGCTATACACACAGTACAAATGGCCATTATATGTAAGTTACACACACAAACTCTACTGTCCTCACCTCAAAGGTGTTCTTGGTCATGCCTGTCAGTCCGTAGTAGGATGTTCCCGTGGcaacggaacacacacacagctccccgATCTCATCTGTCTTACACAGGAGAGGCACACCGTCTGGCTTCACCACACACACCAGGgctggagacagaacacacacactgcacaactGGAGCTGAAGAAGAGAGCAggtctaaccacacacacacacacacacacaccccctaccTCCAGGCATGACAGTGCCCACATCCTGCACAGTGAGGACTGACAGGCGTTCCTCCGTGTCGACGCGGACCACACTGTAACTCAGACCCTGCATGGAGAGAACCCCTCGGCCTGGGGGCTGGCTACTGTCCTCCACTGGCCTGGATCAGAGAGGGACAGATATAAAGGACTGATCTCactgatgatgatggtagtgtcCCCTCAGCCACAACGTTGACAGAATCTTTTCCCAAACCAACAAAATATTAAGCCTGTTACTCAGAAtgaatgctgctgctgctgatggtgtgcgtgtgtgtttgtgtgcttagTCAGGGGATAGTGTAGACGGAGGCTACCTTCTGATGGCAACAGTCAGTGCCTCGGGGGAGCTGGCACAGGGACAGATGACCTCTGACCTTAAGCCTTTACTCTGGAACACATTGAGGAACGCATCACAGGACGAGATAGaccctggagaaggagaggacagaagaaaagagaggactaagagaaaaaaagagaggacTAAGAGAAAAATAGCTCGATAGATAGGAAGTGAGAGTTACAAGGGTTCGATCCGTCGGCGACCAGCAGCATACGGAGGGAACTCAGGCTGATGTCCTTCTGCTCTCTATGGGCCACCAGAGCCCAGTGCATGTCCCTGGACTTTACACACGCTACCTTGgctggagagaaacacacacagtgtCGATATCAGTGTTAACGCAAAGTTAAGATCAAATACTTCCTGAATGATTTACAAATGACTTCATAACAATATCTTGTAGATTGACATATGAATTTACTATTGAGTGGTTGATTGACAGGTGGGTGTGTCTGACCTTTAAAGTGATAGACCTTTTGTATCCAGGACAACGGGTTGACCTTCATCAGAGAGTAGGGAACGCTGATCACATGCATCATATTCATCACGCTCTGGAGATAGGAGATACACATAACCTTTAAcctctaacccttaaccccttaTCATCCCTGACAACATGACCTGTAGCAGCAGGTCTTACCGTGAGGATGCCGTGCCACAGTCCCACATCCTTCTTAAAGTCTAGAACATTCACTATGGTCTccgctgcagagagagagggcagacggGGTAGGAGGGAGTGGGGGAGCAAGAGTtggagggagacaaagagagagacagacgtcAAGAGATCACTGAAGCGAAAGAAAGCGTTAGAGAGATTACctggcagagtgtgtgtgtgtgtgtgtgtgagtgagtgtgtgagtgagtgtgtgagagagagagagagaaacagagagaggggggagagggggagagagagagagaaacagagaggtcagaggtccgagagagagagagagagagagagagagagagagagagagagagagagagagagagagagagagtgttgtgtgtgtagagtgtgtgtcttACAGTACCTTCTGTGTAGCCACAGGACTGTGTGAGGGCTTGGCAGTGAGTCAGCAGAGCGATCCTCATCACCGTGACTCCCAGCACACTCCCATCCTTACAGGTCTTGTactggggggggagagagagagagagagagagagagagagagagagagagagagagagagagagagagagagagagagaaatagagagagggggcgagagagagaaacagagagagagggggagagagagagagaaacagagagagagggggagagagagagagaaacagagaggtcagaggtccaagagagagagagatagagagaaagaaacagagagagaaggggagagagagagagaaacagagaggtcagaggtccaagagagagagagagagagagagaaacagagagagagggggagagagagagagagagaaaaagagagagagggggagagagagagagaaacatagagagagggggagagagagagagaaacagagagagagagggagagagagaaacagagagagagggggagagagagagataggaagagcgagagagagcgagagcgagagagagagagagagagagagagagagagagagagagagagagagagagagagagagagagagagagagagagagagttaaagcaGTGGTATGGTGTAGAGTAACAAATACATACATTAAAACCCCTTAGGGTTCTGTTAAAGCAATTTGGATTGATTTACATTAGAAGCTCTCTTTGTAATGGAAATGTAATGAATGTATTACCTCTATATATGCTGTGTCGCTGTTTGCATCTTTGATGTGAGGGAACCAGTCTCTGGGAGGCTTGGAGAGATGCTTCGACTCAGTCACAAACCACAGCAGCTTAGGCCAtcctagagagacagagaatacaCTGTTGAGGAACTAGATGACGAGAACACATGctcatgcacgcacacatacacttaCCTCTGAACTGTGGTATCTCTCCTGTAGCACTCTTGGGCAGGCCTTTATGGCAGGCATCACTGGTCAGCGCCACGGTAACCCCACAGCTACCCAATAGGAAGCCGATCTGCTGGCTGCCAGCATCCTATTGGACAAGACAGACATGTTCAGGTCCAACACAAACACTCCTATACGTGCTTGAATGTGCTTATTGCTTATACAACACAACAAACAGTATGCGAATGAAACAAGGTGTTCCCCATGGCTCTGTGCTTGGACCTCTGACTATTCATTTTTCCCCACACCCAGATTTATGTAGACGTGCCTTGCGTGTGAGGGGCACCTCTATGGGCACAGGGACCACCTCAGCCAGCAGGCAGCCATAGAAGGCCACCATGAAGGCCACCGGGTCATTGTTTGGAAACACTAGCGCCACCTAGGGGATCGGAGGAACACAGGCAGGGAGAAAATATTACAATCCTTCTTGTCCTTAATTCGTTTGTCCTTAATTCCTTAAACTAGTAAAAGTTTTGGAGGGATGGATCTTCTACATGTACTCACCCTGTCCCCTGGTCGCACCATGGGCTCCTGCTTGCTGCCCAGCTTGTGGAGGATGTTAAAGGCCAGCTTGACACTTCGAGACCATAACTTCCCTATGGACACAACACAGggctgagtgagtgtgtgtgtggcgtgactgtgtggctgtgtgtgtgtgtgtatgtgtgccacaggaggttggttgcACCTTATTGAGGAGGATGGGCTcgtagtaatggctggagcggaatcagtggaatggtatcaaatacatcaaactcatggtttccatgtgtttgatacctttCGATTTACTCCATTCCACTCCATTCCAGCC containing:
- the LOC139531586 gene encoding disco-interacting protein 2 homolog C-like isoform X4; translated protein: MAEREASPLPLDVRARLAELELELSEGDITQKGYEKKRSKLIRAYIPHPGGMEGMSQRPFFAPPSAARFHRRRSSGTRDERYRSDVHSEAVQAVLARHVESKVAVPMPSKRRSLVVQTSMDAYTPPGLSPLCSDSSSGSEEEAGPGDDMPGMEHWMTRPAHLGPAHLGSTSSSSSSTQSGGSGNAGRLADSLAHTHLSHPHLAHAHLTHTHLTQSHHVSAHHSQIHHAIGHLSLKRKPALGVAENGGSLRRSCEFGSDMLWPPPLESDERHIGTIARNTQKYGNAERMETGDGVPVSSRVSAKIQQLVSTLKMPRRPPLREFFVDDFEELLEVQQPDPKQRRPEGAEMLAVRGEALGVVTNWPPSLEAALQRWGTISPKAPCLTSLDTTGKPLYVLTYGKLWSRSVKLAFNILHKLGSKQEPMVRPGDRVALVFPNNDPVAFMVAFYGCLLAEVVPVPIEVPLTRKDAGSQQIGFLLGSCGVTVALTSDACHKGLPKSATGEIPQFRGWPKLLWFVTESKHLSKPPRDWFPHIKDANSDTAYIEYKTCKDGSVLGVTVMRIALLTHCQALTQSCGYTEAETIVNVLDFKKDVGLWHGILTSVMNMMHVISVPYSLMKVNPLSWIQKVYHFKAKVACVKSRDMHWALVAHREQKDISLSSLRMLLVADGSNPWSISSCDAFLNVFQSKGLRSEVICPCASSPEALTVAIRRPVEDSSQPPGRGVLSMQGLSYSVVRVDTEERLSVLTVQDVGTVMPGALVCVVKPDGVPLLCKTDEIGELCVCSVATGTSYYGLTGMTKNTFEVFPVASGGGLVSEYAFVRTGLLGFVGPGGLVFISGKMDGLIVVSGRRHNADDIIATALAVEPMKFIYRGRIAVFSVTVLRDERIVVVAEQRPDSTEEDSFQWMSRVLQAIDSIHGVGVFCLGLVPANSLPKTPLGGLHLSETKQLYLEGGLHPCNVLMCPHTCVTNLPKPRQKQPVIGSRELEGKAAKGRIGFGGDQ